The following coding sequences are from one Canis lupus dingo isolate Sandy chromosome 21, ASM325472v2, whole genome shotgun sequence window:
- the CALCB gene encoding calcitonin gene-related peptide 2 isoform X2, which produces MTSNCPQLPVHIKAVFPWFPPPPIPLPPSTPINDLNANTSGMVLLSVLGYRRKWVTQTIRYCDLSPHWLLRAPGPPPRPRAAGIRAAAGAGRQQSHCSAQGSLPHPRCHRLTSDANTATAAAACAPSHRLPKDRGVMGFWKLSPFLAIGLLVMYQAGILQAAPFRSALENPLESATLTEDEICILLTAVVKDYVQMKARELQQEQETEGSSLTAQKSSCKDGPCVTNRLEGWLARAERMVKNTFMPTDVDPEAFGHQHKELAA; this is translated from the exons ATGACATCAAACTGCCCTCAACTTCCTGTTCATATTAAGGCTGTTTTTCCttggttccccccaccccctatccctctccctccctccacccccatcaaTGACCTTAATGCAAATACAAGTGGGATGGTCCTGCTGAGTGTTCTAGGTTATAGACGCAAATGGGTGACACAAACCATCAGGTACTGCGATCTGTCTCCTCATTGGTTGCTCAGAGCTCCTGGACCCCCGCCCAGACCCAGAGCGGCGGGAATAAGAGCAGCTGCTGGTGCTGGGAGGCAGCAGAGCCACTGCTCAGCTCAAGGGTCCCTGCCACATCCACGGTGCCATCGCCTGACATCGGACGCCAACACTGCCACAGCTGCCGCCGCCTGTGCTCCGAGCCACCGGCTGCCTAAAGACAG AGGCGTCATGGGATTCTGGAAGTTGTCCCCGTTTCTGGCCATTGGTCTCCTGGTCATGTATCAAGCAGGCATCCTACAGGCTGCACCATTCAG GTCTGCCTTGGAGAACCCACTGGAATCTGCTACGCTCACTGAGGACGAAATATGCATCCTACTGACTGCAGTGGTGAAGGACTATGTGCAGATGAAGGCTCGTGAgctgcagcaggagcaggagactGAGGGCTCCAG CCTCACTGCCCAGAAGAGCTCCTGCAAGGATGGCCCCTGTGTGACCAACCGTCTGGAAGGCTGGCTGGCCAGAGCTGAGCGCATGGTGAAAAACACCTTCATGCCCACCGATGTGGACCCTGAAGCCTTCGGGCACCAGCACAAGGAGCTTGCAGCCTGA